The following coding sequences are from one Coffea arabica cultivar ET-39 chromosome 11e, Coffea Arabica ET-39 HiFi, whole genome shotgun sequence window:
- the LOC140020982 gene encoding GCN5-related N-acetyltransferase 1, chloroplastic-like translates to MLIFNNISIPLRTPLVLKATPRRNAVVLAQKQQQQQQTLTALTNLTISDEALASRGFALHRTINKLNLDHLNSVFVAVGFPRRDTDKIRVALENSDALLWIEYEKAERPVAFARATGDGVFNAIIWDVVVDPSFQGIGLGKAVMERLVNVLLEKGITNIALYSEPRVLGFYRPLGFVADPDGIRGMVYSRKQKKKR, encoded by the coding sequence ATGCTCATTTTCAACAACATTTCCATTCCTTTACGTACACCCTTAGTCCTCAAAGCCACTCCACGAAGAAACGCCGTCGTTCTAGCTCaaaagcagcagcagcagcagcagacaCTAACGGCTTTAACTAACTTGACAATCTCCGACGAGGCGTTAGCCTCACGTGGGTTCGCTCTTCACCGGACGATCAACAAGCTCAATCTCGACCACCTCAACTCGGTGTTCGTAGCCGTCGGATTTCCGAGGCGGGACACGGATAAGATACGAGTGGCGTTGGAGAATTCGGATGCGCTGCTGTGGATAGAGTACGAGAAAGCCGAGAGGCCCGTGGCGTTTGCTAGAGCGACGGGGGATGGCGTTTTCAACGCTATAATTTGGGATGTTGTTGTGGACCCCAGTTTCCAGGGGATTGGTTTGGGGAAGGCTGTGATGGAGCGGTTGGTGAATGTGCTGTTGGAGAAAGGGATTACCAATATTGCTTTGTATTCGGAGCCCCGGGTTCTGGGGTTTTATAGGCCTCTGGGTTTTGTAGCGGATCCGGATGGGATCCGTGGGATGGTGTACTCCaggaagcaaaagaagaaaaggtag